Proteins found in one Deltaproteobacteria bacterium IMCC39524 genomic segment:
- a CDS encoding prepilin-type N-terminal cleavage/methylation domain-containing protein, giving the protein MPLTQKPVNGLDLCREKGFTLVEVLIAVSIFAVGLLAVAMMLDTAIQHNSSARFITEATEIAHSQMEKLMSSPYDDANLDEASSPYGPNPIANYNVSWTVRENVPLSAMKTISLSVTWNSRGESKSLTINSLKQ; this is encoded by the coding sequence ATGCCTTTAACTCAGAAACCTGTGAATGGTTTGGACCTATGTCGTGAGAAGGGCTTTACTCTTGTTGAAGTTTTGATCGCTGTGTCTATCTTTGCTGTTGGCCTACTGGCTGTGGCAATGATGTTGGATACGGCTATTCAACACAACTCTTCGGCGAGATTTATCACCGAGGCGACTGAGATTGCTCACTCACAGATGGAAAAGTTGATGAGCTCTCCCTATGATGATGCGAACCTGGATGAAGCCTCCAGTCCTTATGGGCCAAACCCCATTGCAAACTACAATGTCTCATGGACCGTTCGTGAAAATGTCCCGTTGTCTGCAATGAAAACGATCAGTCTGTCAGTGACGTGGAACAGTAGGGGAGAGAGTAAAAGCCTCACCATCAATTCTCTTAAGCAATGA
- a CDS encoding prepilin-type N-terminal cleavage/methylation domain-containing protein — translation MNNAKKHSHGFTLIEVLIALTITGIVMSALYSIFIPQTKTYATQDQVVELQRGLRFGMSLMERDIRKTGYNPGGLTELRATSDGVDNDCDGTTDEADNAATLLVMEAESVGFLETTVSSLSFSQDLNGDGSACGEKEVITYALSGMVLKRNGTPLSDNIEILNFIYLTEDGGVASRIEDVRSVQIAIIGRTKEEDPSYTNTNSYVNLQGTEILPAQNDGYRRRLLTSQVHIRNLND, via the coding sequence ATGAATAATGCAAAAAAACACTCTCATGGCTTTACCCTGATTGAGGTGCTGATCGCCTTGACCATTACAGGGATAGTCATGTCAGCTCTCTATTCGATTTTTATACCGCAAACGAAAACCTATGCGACTCAGGACCAGGTCGTGGAGTTGCAGCGAGGCCTGCGTTTTGGCATGTCTCTCATGGAGCGTGATATCCGGAAAACAGGTTACAACCCAGGCGGGTTGACAGAGCTTAGAGCGACCAGTGACGGTGTCGATAATGATTGTGACGGAACCACAGATGAAGCTGACAATGCTGCAACCTTACTCGTGATGGAAGCGGAATCGGTCGGGTTCCTTGAAACCACAGTGAGCTCACTGAGCTTTTCTCAGGATCTGAATGGTGATGGCAGTGCTTGTGGGGAAAAAGAAGTGATAACCTACGCTCTTAGCGGTATGGTTCTGAAGAGGAACGGTACCCCCTTGAGTGACAACATCGAAATCCTTAACTTTATTTATCTCACCGAGGATGGTGGGGTTGCCTCGCGGATTGAAGATGTTCGCTCGGTGCAGATAGCCATCATCGGTCGAACAAAAGAGGAAGATCCTTCATATACGAATACAAATTCATATGTAAACCTGCAGGGGACTGAAATCCTCCCCGCCCAGAACGACGGTTATCGCCGCAGATTGTTGACGTCCCAGGTTCACATCCGTAACCTCAATGATTGA
- a CDS encoding NAD(P)/FAD-dependent oxidoreductase yields the protein MDVAVVGGGAAGFFAAINVKENYPDAEVTIFEKSKEVLSKVKVSGGGRCNLTNDCSGNAELSEAYPRGGKALKRAFYLFDNKDTMKWFESRGVALVVEEDGCVFPRSQNSQSVIDCFLELARELGIAVEPGRGVKAIDEVCGKLHLTFIGEKTSARCFDKVIVASGGSPRRDGLLWLEKLHHKIEDPVPSLFTFKMPDEEVAELMGVVVEKTLVSIQGTKLKSDGPVLFTHWGMSGPAILKLSALGARLLHEVGYLFRVQVNWTNVRNYDEVFAQLQGLCNAHGKKILSNVRPFALPERLWLHLIAKSGLPPAKKWGELGKSGVNSLARVLTNDVYDVNGRTHFREEFVTCGGVSLESVDFKTMQSKVCKNLYFAGEVMDVDGITGGYNFQAAWTTAFIAAKLN from the coding sequence GTGGATGTAGCTGTTGTCGGTGGTGGTGCGGCAGGTTTTTTTGCGGCTATCAATGTTAAGGAAAATTATCCGGACGCTGAGGTGACCATCTTTGAGAAATCAAAGGAGGTCCTCTCCAAGGTTAAAGTCTCCGGTGGCGGTCGCTGCAATCTCACCAACGACTGCTCAGGTAATGCAGAACTCTCCGAGGCCTATCCCCGGGGAGGAAAAGCGTTAAAAAGAGCGTTCTACCTTTTCGATAACAAAGATACGATGAAATGGTTTGAGTCTCGCGGCGTCGCTTTGGTTGTCGAGGAGGATGGCTGCGTTTTTCCCCGCTCGCAAAATTCTCAAAGCGTCATTGACTGCTTCCTGGAGCTAGCCCGTGAATTGGGAATTGCGGTTGAACCCGGTAGAGGTGTAAAAGCCATCGATGAAGTCTGTGGCAAATTACACCTGACCTTTATTGGGGAAAAAACGTCAGCCCGCTGCTTTGACAAGGTGATCGTGGCCAGCGGCGGTTCTCCTCGCAGGGACGGTTTGCTGTGGCTGGAAAAGTTACATCATAAAATTGAAGATCCTGTTCCCTCCTTGTTCACCTTTAAAATGCCCGATGAAGAGGTTGCCGAATTGATGGGGGTTGTTGTTGAAAAGACCCTTGTCAGCATCCAGGGCACCAAACTCAAAAGCGATGGCCCCGTCCTGTTCACTCATTGGGGGATGAGCGGTCCGGCAATCTTGAAACTTTCGGCGCTTGGCGCGAGGTTGCTGCACGAGGTCGGTTACCTGTTCAGAGTCCAGGTCAACTGGACTAACGTGCGTAATTATGATGAGGTCTTTGCCCAACTTCAAGGGCTCTGCAACGCGCATGGGAAAAAGATCTTGTCCAACGTCAGGCCCTTTGCCTTACCCGAACGGTTATGGCTTCACCTGATCGCAAAAAGTGGCTTGCCGCCTGCAAAAAAGTGGGGAGAATTGGGTAAGAGCGGAGTGAACAGTCTCGCTCGTGTGCTGACTAATGATGTCTATGATGTTAATGGACGAACTCATTTTCGGGAAGAGTTTGTGACCTGCGGAGGGGTGAGCCTGGAGAGTGTCGACTTCAAGACGATGCAGAGCAAGGTGTGTAAAAACCTCTACTTTGCAGGAGAGGTCATGGATGTAGACGGTATCACTGGTGGCTATAATTTTCAGGCGGCCTGGACCACTGCGTTTATCGCGGCCAAGTTAAACTAA
- a CDS encoding PAS domain-containing sensor histidine kinase, with protein sequence MNAPWSLVVFVDILGSVLMLLVSWWCALYARQLIKNKPDDVFRNYIFLFTLAMLFFAVSRSFGHLVKQILLLNGMENIWAQIAPFSGAVNSTTFIVIFALSLSFYRFQKVHSEIEYYKDNLEVRIKIRTAELENSKNTLENILNNSNPINITSINFDQLQANKAYYSLWPKDRNNADIIKCYESRPGDHCHTDDCPLKLIIEGSEEVVQEVSKNLNGEIKSFIVTARPFYDVDGKLIGMVESFQDITERKRAEKAMQDSEERFRQIFESNPDPVILARLQDGTILDVNKAFENATGITRVSALGHNSEDLALWTDQSQRESFRKALQTHGEVDNYEASFRVHGGQNRTALVSARILNLHDDSCILLVIRDITTEKEAERVLIEMDQMKSELITTAAHELNTPLSAIMGYTELLISPEISGDLSKEQKLGFLHEIYDKGDALSHIIDNLLDIGRIDCGQPAALDLHEADFVEVLGKTIAFFRLHDKEHTYTLDIPKEPVKSTLIIDRHRINQVLENLLSNAMKYSPKGTEIMLKGRLQKEGWEVRVMDQGIGMEQEQLDQIYDKFYRADSSDTSIGGLGLGMSIARQIIESHSGEIRVESAMGEGTTVIFNLPFSKS encoded by the coding sequence ATGAATGCTCCGTGGAGCCTTGTCGTATTCGTTGATATTTTAGGTTCTGTTCTGATGCTGCTGGTTTCCTGGTGGTGTGCGCTATACGCCCGGCAGTTGATCAAAAATAAACCTGACGATGTTTTCCGAAACTATATCTTCCTCTTTACACTGGCCATGTTGTTTTTTGCCGTGTCTCGTTCTTTCGGTCATCTGGTCAAGCAAATCCTGCTTTTGAACGGCATGGAGAACATCTGGGCACAGATCGCTCCCTTTAGCGGTGCCGTAAATTCAACGACTTTCATTGTGATCTTTGCACTAAGTCTCTCTTTTTACCGCTTCCAGAAAGTTCATTCAGAGATTGAGTATTACAAAGACAACCTTGAAGTCAGGATCAAGATACGAACAGCAGAGCTTGAAAACTCGAAGAACACGCTTGAAAACATTCTCAACAACTCCAACCCCATTAATATTACATCCATAAACTTTGATCAATTACAAGCCAACAAGGCCTATTATTCGCTGTGGCCAAAAGATCGCAACAATGCAGATATAATTAAATGTTATGAGTCACGGCCAGGAGACCATTGCCATACAGATGATTGCCCTCTTAAGCTTATTATCGAGGGGAGCGAAGAAGTCGTTCAGGAGGTTTCAAAAAACCTCAATGGTGAGATCAAGAGCTTCATTGTTACGGCGAGACCCTTTTACGATGTTGATGGCAAATTAATCGGCATGGTTGAAAGTTTCCAGGACATAACCGAACGCAAGAGGGCGGAGAAAGCAATGCAGGATAGTGAAGAACGCTTTCGCCAAATATTCGAGTCCAACCCGGACCCGGTCATCCTGGCAAGGTTACAGGATGGTACAATCCTCGACGTTAACAAGGCCTTTGAGAATGCGACAGGGATCACAAGGGTTTCGGCGCTGGGCCACAACTCGGAAGACCTGGCCCTCTGGACAGATCAGAGTCAAAGGGAGTCCTTTCGAAAGGCACTGCAAACGCATGGTGAAGTCGACAACTATGAGGCCAGCTTTCGAGTCCATGGAGGACAGAATAGAACAGCTCTGGTTTCTGCCCGCATACTCAATCTCCACGACGATTCCTGCATCCTGCTTGTCATACGTGACATTACCACCGAAAAAGAAGCAGAGCGCGTTCTGATCGAAATGGATCAGATGAAGAGCGAATTGATAACAACAGCCGCACACGAACTGAACACGCCCCTGAGTGCCATAATGGGTTACACAGAACTACTGATAAGCCCGGAAATCTCCGGAGACCTGAGCAAGGAACAAAAGCTGGGTTTTCTCCACGAAATATACGACAAGGGAGACGCTCTCAGCCACATCATTGACAATCTCCTTGACATTGGCCGCATCGATTGCGGGCAGCCAGCAGCCCTGGACCTGCATGAAGCTGACTTCGTGGAAGTCTTGGGCAAAACGATTGCCTTCTTCCGCTTGCACGACAAGGAACACACTTACACCCTCGACATACCGAAGGAGCCTGTGAAGTCGACACTTATCATCGACCGCCATCGCATCAACCAGGTTCTCGAGAATCTGCTGAGTAATGCAATGAAGTACTCACCCAAAGGCACAGAAATCATGCTAAAGGGCAGGCTGCAAAAGGAGGGGTGGGAAGTTCGCGTCATGGACCAGGGTATCGGAATGGAACAGGAGCAACTCGACCAAATTTACGACAAGTTCTACCGCGCGGATTCATCAGATACCTCAATCGGCGGCCTCGGCCTCGGCATGAGCATCGCCAGGCAGATCATAGAGTCACATAGTGGAGAGATCAGAGTGGAAAGTGCCATGGGTGAAGGGACCACGGTTATATTTAACCTGCCTTTCTCTAAGAGCTGA
- a CDS encoding OmpA family protein, which yields MVKKKTAVMIFVATAFVLGGLVPESRALEAVVATSVVKKIDKIETLRRIADNVIILFDSSGSMGEPFGDSGMSKLAAATTILKRRADLLPDSYPELKVGLYSYTPSNKEDPRTVFYKLQPFKKAEFQKAVDELPKEASGPTLMVAAMRKLGSFLDGLSGNTVVFLFTDGTHSDEGATDSPLTLARKIASKHDVDFQVISTTDEEVKVKLMEAVASINEASRVHSFEDMIERPEVFSGSVFALEETFIVTAETREEVVGFNLDRIKFGFDDAEINVEFGAELDTVGEILQSNPLSYIVLAGHTDNVGTEEYNLALSHKRVEAVARYLVKKFNIDPSRISTFWYGSAAPVAPNDTEAGRQKNRRVVGFIAGVN from the coding sequence ATGGTTAAAAAAAAGACTGCTGTCATGATTTTCGTTGCTACGGCGTTTGTTCTCGGCGGCCTTGTGCCGGAGAGTCGTGCACTTGAGGCTGTGGTCGCAACCTCAGTCGTTAAAAAAATTGACAAAATTGAGACTTTGAGACGTATTGCTGACAACGTAATTATCTTGTTCGATAGTTCAGGATCTATGGGTGAACCCTTTGGCGATAGCGGCATGTCGAAGCTGGCTGCAGCGACAACGATTCTGAAGCGGAGAGCTGATTTACTGCCGGATTCTTATCCTGAGCTGAAAGTCGGGTTGTACTCATACACCCCTTCTAACAAAGAGGACCCAAGAACCGTATTCTATAAACTGCAGCCCTTCAAAAAGGCTGAGTTTCAGAAGGCTGTCGATGAGCTGCCAAAAGAAGCAAGTGGCCCGACCCTGATGGTTGCTGCCATGAGAAAGCTTGGAAGCTTTCTTGATGGTCTCTCTGGCAATACCGTAGTGTTCTTGTTTACTGATGGAACTCATAGTGATGAAGGGGCTACTGACAGCCCTCTGACGCTGGCGCGGAAAATTGCCAGCAAGCATGATGTTGATTTCCAGGTGATCAGCACGACTGATGAAGAGGTCAAAGTTAAGCTTATGGAGGCCGTTGCCTCTATTAACGAAGCCTCCAGGGTACATTCTTTTGAAGACATGATAGAGCGACCCGAGGTCTTCTCTGGCTCGGTCTTTGCCCTTGAAGAGACTTTTATCGTTACGGCTGAAACCCGGGAAGAGGTTGTTGGTTTCAACCTGGACCGCATCAAGTTTGGTTTTGATGATGCAGAGATCAATGTTGAGTTCGGCGCGGAACTGGATACCGTTGGTGAAATCCTCCAGAGCAACCCTCTCAGCTATATTGTCCTGGCGGGTCATACGGACAACGTCGGCACAGAAGAATACAATCTCGCTTTATCCCACAAGCGAGTCGAGGCTGTTGCTCGTTACCTGGTTAAAAAATTCAACATTGATCCAAGTCGAATCTCGACCTTCTGGTATGGCTCCGCTGCACCCGTTGCTCCTAATGATACAGAAGCAGGCCGCCAGAAGAACCGTCGTGTTGTCGGCTTTATTGCTGGAGTTAACTGA